The following are encoded in a window of Bos javanicus breed banteng chromosome 12, ARS-OSU_banteng_1.0, whole genome shotgun sequence genomic DNA:
- the RNF6 gene encoding E3 ubiquitin-protein ligase RNF6, producing the protein MNRSRSQSDDGGEETSSQDQHHQENERRWQQERLHREEAYYQFINNLNDEDYRLMRDHNLLGTPGEITSEELQQRLDGVKEQIASQPDLRNGTNARDAGIPREGSNEDSLLEWLNTFLRTGNATRSGQNGNQTWRAVSRTNPHSGEFRFSLEIHINHENRGFEMDGEDSVAMPFSDVGQDQAADGPQRPSSPVARRTRSQAAGNLSRGARIPRTRLGSRGQSSVEGSLSPLGRLRNGIGGASGSPGPGAPLTHLDTPSGRSELRQREGQRFGAAHVWENGARTNVTVRNTNQRLEPIRLRSTFRSRSRSPIQAPSGTVYHNSQRESRPYQQSTRRSVRRRGVTRVFLEQDPEGRGAASSLFSNSRLVSRITVEEEEEEPSRLPAAMRRHPTITLDLQVRRIRPGESSDRDSIANRTRSRVGLAENRISLERNSGGFHRSISRQERSGMRTYVSTITVPLRRVSEHELAEPSSTALRSILRQIMTGFGELSSLMEAESESEAQSDGSHGPVLRSDAGPPGGATGPPTGGAPRGRLARVELTPLHTLASDPVVGRSARNSGNLVETGTLPILRLAHFFLLNEGDDDDPTRGLTKEQIDNLSTRNYEHSGADGEPGKACSVCISDYVAGNKLRQLPCMHEFHIHCIDRWLSENCTCPVCRQPVLGSGLANSG; encoded by the exons ATGAATCGATCTAGATCTCAATCAGATGATGGTGGTGAAGAAACCTCATCCCAAGACCAGCatcatcaagaaaatgagagaaggtGGCAGCAAGAGCGTCTCCACAGAGAAGAAGCCTATTACCAGTTTATAAACAACCTCAATGATGAAGATTACCGGCTGATGAGAGACCATAATCTTTTAGGCACTCCTG gaGAAATAACATCAGAAGAATTACAACAGCGGTTAGATGGTGTCAAGGAACAAATAGCATCTCAGCCTGACTTGAGAAATGGGACAAACGCCAGAG ACGCAGGAATCCCTCGAGAGGGTTCGAATGAAGATTCTCTGCTGGAATGGCTAAACACCTTTCTTCGCACAGGAAATGCAACTCGAAGTGGGCAGAATGGGAACCAGACCTGGAGAGCTGTGAGTCGAACCAACCCTCACAGTGGAGAGTTTCGGTTTAGTCTGGAAATCCACATCAACCACGAGAACAGAGGATTTGAAATGGATGGCGAAGACTCTGTGGCTATGCCCTTCTCAGATGTCGGTCAAGATCAGGCTGCAGATGGGCCCCAGAGACCAAGCAGTCCTGTGGCCAGGCGAACCAGAAGCCAGGCTGCAGGGAATCTCAGCCGTGGTGCTCGCATTCCCAGGACACGCCTTGGCTCCAGGGGGCAGAGCTCAGTTGAAGGCTCTCTGTCTCCACTGGGAAGACTAAGAAATGGAATTGGGGGTGCATCTGGCAGTCCTGGACCTGGTGCCCCCCTCACTCATCTCGACACCCCATCAGGTAGAAGTGAActcaggcagagggaggggcagcGGTTTGGAGCAGCCCATGTCTGGGAAAATGGGGCCAGAACCAATGTCACAGTGAGGAATACAAACCAAAGACTAGAGCCCATAAGACTACGGTCTACTTTCAGGAGTCGGAGCCGGTCGCCGATTCAGGCGCCGAGTGGTACGGTTTACCATAATTCACAAAGAGAGAGCCGGCCTTACCAACAGAGCACCAGGCGGTCTGTCAGGAGGAGAGGGGTAACCCGGGTCTTCCTGGAGCAGGACCCAGAAGGCAGAGGGGCTGCGTCCTCGCTCTTCTCCAACTCCAGGCTCGTGTCCAGAATCAcggtggaagaggaggaggaggagcccagcaggctgcctGCGGCCATGCGGCGACACCCGACCATCACCCTGGACCTGCAGGTGAGGAGAATTCGTCCCGGAGAGAGCAGCGACCGCGACAGCATCGCCAACAGGACTCGGTCTCGGGTGGGGTTGGCGGAGAACCGGATCTCCTTGGAGAGAAACAGCGGGGGCTTCCACCGCAGCATCTCACGCCAGGAGCGCTCGGGGATGCGCACCTACGTGAGCACCATCACCGTGCCGCTACGCAGGGTGTCTGAGCACGAGCTCGCCGAGCCGTCCTCCACAGCGCTGCGATCAATCCTAAGGCAGATCATGACTGGCTTTGGTGAGCTGAGTTCTCTCATGGAGGCCGAGTCAGAGTCAGAGGCGCAGAGCGATGGCTCGCATGGGCCAGTGCTGCGCTCAGACGCGGGTCCCCCGGGTGGGGCCACCGGCCCTCCCACGGGAGGAGCCCCCAGGGGCCGGCTGGCCCGCGTGGAGCTCACACCTCTTCATACCCTAGCCAGCGACCCCGTGGTGGGCCGGTCTGCACGGAATTCAGGTAACTTAGTGGAGACGGGAACACTACCCATTCTTCGCCTCGCTCACTTCTTCCTGCTTAACGAGGGGGATGATGACGACCCCACGCGTGGTTTAACCAAAGAGCAGATCGACAATCTCTCCACCCGAAACTACGAGCACAGTGGTGCAGACGGCGAGCCGGGCAAGGCCTGCAGTGTGTGCATCAGTGACTATGTGGCCGGAAACAAGCTCAGGCAGTTACCCTGCATGCACGAGTTCCACATCCACTGCATCGACCGGTGGCTCTCAGAGAACTGCACCTGCCCCGTCTGCCGGCAACCTGTCTTAGGGTCCGGCCTAGCCAACAGCGGGTGA